The nucleotide sequence GAGCCTCTGAGCAAAAAAATGCTGGTCGTAATAGGCTACCTTCTTGAATTTCTTCACCAATTCCTGGGGCAGTTCATTGCGGGTTTTGTCTTTAACGATTTTGGGAAAGAAATAAACGAATTCTGAATCATTTTTCTTAACAAAGGGAAATAAGCTGGTAATGGCAAAGCATGCACCGGGTTTTTCCGCAAATTCTGCAATCCATTGGTTTTTCCCCAGCATAGCCCACATATGGATGATTGCCGAGTACAGGGTATCGGAACGAATACCAGCTTCACCTTTTCCGTAATCACCACGTGCCGTGCTTATATGAACCGGTTCAATGAACCGGAAACGTATTACCTTAAAATCCATTGTTTTATACTTCAGAATACGACTTTATATCTTTTTTTTCAATAGAATCCCAATTGATATGAAACTTAACCTGGCCATAGCCTCTTGAGCCGCTGCCCCCAAGATAGTCGTCTTCGAGAAGTTTGATTCCTTTCTTCAAAAGGCTGAGGAAGTTCTTCTCATTTTCCAAGGCTTCCTGTTCGTCACCATCTCTGGTAATAATGTTAATAATCATTTCCACATCAAATTGGGCTCCGGCCGGAATTCGTTCAATTTGCCTCGGATGTTCAGCAGTACCTTTGATTCTGTTGATAACATTTTCGAATTTCAGTTCAGTAAAAGGCATGTCAGTAAATTCTGATTTGGACAACTTTTTTGCCCATTCATCAGTAAGATAGGAATCCCGGAAA is from Bacteroidales bacterium and encodes:
- the csm3 gene encoding type III-A CRISPR-associated RAMP protein Csm3, producing the protein MKLHKKIIIKGRIELLTGLHIGDSKENVEIGGVDAPVVRRKDDNQPYIPGSSLKGKIRSLLEIAEGVNADSSFRRYPNGCVIPYLFGSAGDDGLPSRIIFRDSYLTDEWAKKLSKSEFTDMPFTELKFENVINRIKGTAEHPRQIERIPAGAQFDVEMIINIITRDGDEQEALENEKNFLSLLKKGIKLLEDDYLGGSGSRGYGQVKFHINWDSIEKKDIKSYSEV